From the genome of Scytonema hofmannii PCC 7110, one region includes:
- a CDS encoding cupin domain-containing protein, producing MKTLQQLLAPYPTDEFLAENWTQKAIHICAGDSQKFQTIFSWNDLNYLLNYHRLTEPDLRFSMNGKSLPQTRNPQDWSDLVRQGATLIVNGVHHRVPTVAQLAANLRHDIGYETHINLYCSPAKQQGFDCHYDTHDVLILQIDGEKQWFVYRETVLYPTSDMGSSEQLQPKEPPYLECMLKAGDLLYIPRGHWHYAVACEQPSLHLTVGIECQTGLDWLGRLIRDIQQNPSWRQSLPAIVDGDTNAMQQQLSALRLHLIETLHQPDILCRYTESLTYRKQPPLAVTLPTQIGTDIFQYGFMTEFAWSPLHRIRVKQIGSEHYQVQVGSKQIDLKGVPVNLVENLFNRDEFSLYDIADWAPEMDLDGDIAPLITRFVTEGILQVKTDPPLSYG from the coding sequence ATGAAGACTTTGCAACAGCTACTTGCGCCGTATCCAACCGATGAGTTTTTGGCAGAAAACTGGACACAAAAGGCAATTCATATTTGTGCGGGTGATTCTCAAAAGTTTCAGACCATCTTTTCATGGAACGATCTTAATTATCTGCTCAACTATCACAGACTTACAGAACCAGATTTACGCTTCTCAATGAATGGCAAATCCTTGCCTCAGACTCGTAATCCACAAGACTGGAGCGATCTCGTGCGACAAGGAGCGACTCTCATCGTCAACGGCGTGCATCATCGTGTTCCAACAGTAGCTCAACTGGCGGCAAATCTTCGACATGACATTGGCTATGAAACTCATATAAATTTGTATTGTTCGCCAGCTAAACAGCAGGGGTTTGATTGTCACTACGATACTCACGATGTGCTGATCCTTCAGATTGACGGTGAAAAGCAGTGGTTCGTTTACCGAGAAACGGTGCTTTATCCAACCTCAGATATGGGATCGTCAGAACAACTTCAACCTAAAGAACCTCCTTATCTGGAGTGTATGCTTAAAGCTGGTGATTTGCTTTACATACCGCGAGGACACTGGCACTATGCTGTTGCTTGCGAACAACCATCTCTTCATCTTACTGTTGGAATTGAATGCCAGACAGGGCTTGACTGGCTGGGGCGGCTCATCCGTGACATACAACAGAATCCTTCGTGGCGGCAAAGCTTACCCGCGATCGTAGATGGCGACACGAATGCTATGCAACAGCAGTTAAGTGCGTTGCGCCTGCATCTCATTGAGACCCTACATCAGCCTGACATTTTGTGCAGGTATACTGAGTCTCTAACTTATCGCAAGCAGCCGCCGCTTGCAGTTACTTTACCTACCCAGATAGGAACTGACATTTTTCAATATGGATTCATGACTGAGTTTGCGTGGTCTCCGTTGCACCGCATTCGCGTCAAGCAAATCGGCTCCGAACACTATCAAGTGCAGGTAGGATCGAAACAAATTGACCTCAAGGGAGTTCCGGTGAATCTCGTGGAAAATTTATTTAATCGAGATGAGTTTAGTCTATATGACATTGCCGATTGGGCACCTGAAATGGATTTAGATGGTGACATTGCACCGCTTATTACACGTTTTGTTACAGAAGGGATTTTGCAAGTCAAGACCGACCCTCCCTTGTCGTATGGATAA
- a CDS encoding type II toxin-antitoxin system VapC family toxin, which translates to MTSVVADTHTLIWYIFDLERLSKTALTALEQAVSGGNPIYVSAISVVEIAYLVEKRRISEEVLTRILNALDNPSVGIVLAPLDRNISADIRKIDRLTVPDMPDRIIAATAFSLGLPVVTCDLRIQGLTTLQTIW; encoded by the coding sequence ATGACATCAGTAGTGGCTGATACACACACTTTAATTTGGTATATTTTTGACCTAGAGAGACTATCGAAAACTGCTTTAACAGCTTTGGAGCAAGCAGTTAGTGGTGGTAATCCTATTTATGTATCAGCAATTTCAGTGGTAGAAATTGCTTATCTAGTTGAAAAGAGACGCATTTCTGAAGAGGTATTAACACGAATTCTAAATGCTTTAGATAACCCCAGTGTAGGTATCGTACTAGCACCTTTGGATCGGAATATTTCGGCAGATATTCGAAAAATAGACCGATTAACTGTTCCTGATATGCCAGATAGGATTATAGCAGCTACTGCTTTCTCTTTAGGTCTTCCCGTAGTTACCTGTGATTTACGAATCCAAGGACTAACAACTCTTCAAACTATTTGGTAA
- a CDS encoding DUF2281 domain-containing protein, with amino-acid sequence MSLEQAVLEKFRQLPVDKQQELLNFAEFLYQKNTSKTPLRSIRGLCADLAIDITEEDITQARQEMWGNFPRDIV; translated from the coding sequence ATGAGCCTTGAACAAGCCGTCTTGGAAAAATTCCGCCAGTTACCTGTGGATAAGCAGCAAGAGTTATTGAATTTCGCAGAATTTTTATATCAAAAAAATACTTCTAAAACTCCCCTACGTAGTATTAGAGGGTTATGTGCTGATTTAGCAATAGATATCACAGAAGAAGACATTACCCAAGCGCGTCAAGAAATGTGGGGGAATTTTCCAAGGGATATCGTCTAA
- a CDS encoding DMT family transporter gives MKISDTLELLLLAALWGGSFLFMRIAAPVLGPVWLIEFRVLLAGLILLPILMRLDLLQEIRRNLIPIVVVGWMNSAIPFLLLAFASVSLPAGFTSILNATVPLFGTIIASVWLKEKLTTTRMIGFVLGFIGVVILVGWKAVVATPTFFMAVLAGLCAALMYAISAPYIKQNLTGVPSLVITTGSQLSAAFLLLPMLPFTIPQQIPSIAVVVSVIALALLSTVFAYFLYFRLIQNIGSTKALTVAYLIPLFAMLWGAIVLQETVTMTMILGCGLVLLGTAIANMTKSFTFK, from the coding sequence ATGAAAATCTCAGATACCCTTGAGCTTTTGTTGCTTGCAGCATTGTGGGGTGGCTCGTTCCTGTTTATGCGAATTGCAGCCCCTGTGTTAGGTCCTGTTTGGTTAATTGAGTTTCGAGTATTATTAGCTGGATTAATATTACTACCAATCCTGATGCGATTGGATCTTTTGCAGGAGATTCGACGAAATCTCATTCCAATCGTTGTCGTTGGCTGGATGAATTCTGCTATTCCGTTTTTACTTCTTGCTTTTGCATCAGTGTCTCTTCCTGCTGGATTTACTTCCATTTTGAATGCTACAGTACCCTTATTTGGCACGATTATTGCTTCTGTTTGGTTGAAGGAGAAATTAACTACAACTCGAATGATTGGCTTTGTGTTAGGGTTCATAGGCGTAGTCATTTTGGTTGGTTGGAAAGCTGTTGTAGCCACACCAACTTTCTTTATGGCAGTATTAGCTGGATTATGTGCAGCTTTGATGTATGCAATTTCAGCCCCCTATATCAAACAAAATCTCACAGGTGTTCCTTCACTAGTTATTACAACTGGCAGTCAACTTAGTGCAGCATTCTTACTCTTACCTATGTTACCGTTCACAATACCTCAACAAATACCATCCATTGCTGTAGTTGTATCAGTCATTGCCTTAGCTTTGCTATCAACAGTTTTTGCTTATTTTCTCTACTTTAGACTCATTCAAAATATTGGCTCGACTAAAGCTTTAACAGTGGCTTATCTTATTCCCCTGTTTGCAATGCTCTGGGGTGCGATCGTACTGCAAGAAACCGTAACGATGACAATGATATTGGGCTGTGGTTTGGTGTTGTTGGGAACTGCGATCGCGAACATGACAAAATCATTTACATTTAAATAA
- a CDS encoding methylphosphotriester-DNA--protein-cysteine methyltransferase family protein, producing the protein MVRASSPVQLSMLWYGRPHPFNYPCCGTGVLTRSKLVTGGTPVPQEKVDYFFYLEVPYSTRHKFMLTDEQCYRAILSRDRRFDGIFFVGVSSTGIYCRTICTVKTPRRENCTFYPSAAAAEQDGYRPCLRCRPELAPGQAKIDAVGRLAAGGLDRKQWLLQHEQTFNPVRAIALFNVS; encoded by the coding sequence GTGGTACGGGCGTCCTCGCCCGTTCAATTATCCATGTTGTGGTACGGGCGTCCTCACCCGTTCAATTATCCATGTTGTGGTACGGGCGTCCTCACCCGTTCTAAACTAGTGACGGGCGGGACGCCCGTACCACAAGAAAAAGTTGATTATTTTTTTTATTTGGAAGTCCCTTATTCTACTCGACATAAGTTTATGCTGACCGACGAGCAATGTTATCGTGCTATTTTGAGCCGAGATCGGCGTTTCGATGGGATTTTTTTTGTTGGCGTCTCTAGTACAGGCATTTACTGTCGCACGATTTGTACGGTTAAAACACCCCGTCGTGAAAACTGTACGTTCTATCCCAGTGCAGCCGCAGCAGAACAAGATGGTTACCGTCCTTGCTTGCGCTGCCGTCCTGAATTGGCTCCAGGACAAGCTAAAATTGATGCAGTGGGTCGGTTAGCGGCAGGTGGACTCGATCGCAAGCAATGGTTACTTCAGCACGAGCAAACATTTAATCCAGTGAGAGCGATCGCTCTATTTAATGTAAGCTAA
- a CDS encoding protein kinase domain-containing protein has translation MKLQLNDYNDNAQRNRYSFKDQESEQIFYLEVDNNNEPIKLGDGTFGVVFAASNRVNDKLAVKVLYEYSAPGVSNENSLSMLDKENTKSTPDGIKERFESEIQSTKHILELSPDSKLTRVIKIVGWTRNFQESELYQELKSKFSSLNLSNYALVTERYDSTLKNLLEEGIGKFIELPTGNKPSNSRKKSEEEKQKKSSTNEEKKIRYERTGYDILRHMTFEDRIATILPYLLDIAQGLETIHKADLYHLDLKPANIFVKADGLEVKSVIGDLGFLYTGEQPKFEALPVANLQLPLGTRHYRSPEQKDYFDICDVEVEVCDRNGDNCDVKLITYDPKLRDTIIENDDYIVFSKNRKAYRIKSIVIDNKTENSPIYITLNTKTNDLTNDKKTQIILYKMQTIRTDLFGFGAIVYDLITCGESPERFYENIRVIYDQEGKNVKDIMEDYLKLSDFQSSEPSLVQVFEPFKLNKASSSYAPSDIVEIILQCMLYKVDNTFYSLSKANNSEHKSKSAVGILLESLLKITEDRGGKYKVKNRNNPLFEREWNSAKSSQNLGFLETIKELQNMETDKLWERFVKGFWYLDEICKLVEELLNSQDESSNFSFSELLPTNFAISKRNNLPNALNIKFKLYQTKTFYERDLRSDFVYTKVTRDIGNPFVPNYLAFMRRKIVLIKNASNEKITYRFLDSSPYGDVIGKDDWIILKSKNSNNLLFKVGGIFNNNTIESVMLVSSDKSPTEPTNIKDHISNSEECVYYKYIDPCVYYLNMIGIYIYQIFFVNIDNNTQSKPYITDLINSKINMLKIKDTNIEVEITIKEKLVNEEGLKNFFLKKNSDRKLLIFQEVIKIIVSIYLKLTFTESKDSYYKKGNPDISMMDLLFKDLKKLKEAINDATNIDIRKYPEDKFPPFKDELKSILKPFNEMTLELMEVNKKN, from the coding sequence ATGAAGTTACAATTAAATGATTATAATGACAATGCTCAGAGAAATAGATATTCGTTTAAAGACCAAGAAAGCGAGCAAATCTTTTATTTAGAAGTTGACAATAATAACGAACCTATTAAACTTGGTGACGGAACTTTTGGTGTAGTATTTGCAGCCTCAAATCGTGTAAATGATAAATTAGCTGTTAAAGTTCTTTACGAATATTCTGCTCCTGGTGTTAGCAATGAAAATTCCTTATCTATGCTAGATAAGGAAAATACTAAATCTACACCAGATGGTATAAAAGAACGTTTTGAAAGTGAAATTCAATCTACAAAACATATTTTAGAACTTAGCCCTGACTCAAAGCTTACTCGTGTTATTAAAATAGTAGGTTGGACAAGAAATTTTCAAGAATCAGAACTATATCAAGAATTAAAGAGTAAGTTTAGCTCCTTGAATCTCTCAAACTATGCTCTTGTAACAGAGAGATACGACTCTACACTTAAAAATCTTTTAGAAGAAGGTATTGGAAAATTTATAGAGCTACCGACTGGAAATAAGCCTTCAAATTCTCGCAAAAAATCAGAAGAAGAAAAACAAAAGAAAAGCAGTACAAATGAAGAGAAAAAAATAAGATACGAGCGGACAGGTTACGACATTCTAAGACATATGACTTTTGAAGATCGTATAGCTACTATACTCCCGTATTTATTGGATATTGCTCAAGGTCTTGAAACTATTCATAAAGCAGATTTATATCACCTTGATTTGAAACCTGCAAACATCTTTGTTAAAGCAGATGGTCTTGAGGTTAAGAGTGTGATTGGTGACTTAGGTTTCCTTTATACAGGGGAGCAGCCAAAATTTGAAGCTTTGCCAGTAGCTAATTTACAACTACCTCTTGGTACCCGTCACTATCGTTCACCCGAACAAAAAGATTATTTCGATATTTGTGATGTAGAAGTTGAAGTATGCGATCGCAATGGAGACAATTGTGATGTCAAGCTAATTACTTACGATCCTAAACTTCGCGATACAATTATTGAGAACGATGATTATATAGTCTTCAGTAAGAATAGAAAAGCATATCGTATTAAGTCAATTGTTATTGATAATAAAACTGAAAATTCACCCATATATATTACTTTAAATACAAAAACAAATGATTTAACTAATGATAAAAAAACTCAAATTATTTTGTACAAAATGCAAACAATACGAACTGACTTGTTCGGTTTTGGAGCTATTGTATATGACTTAATCACTTGTGGTGAATCACCAGAACGTTTTTATGAGAATATTAGAGTGATTTACGATCAGGAAGGGAAAAATGTTAAGGATATAATGGAAGACTATCTTAAACTTTCTGATTTTCAATCTAGCGAACCAAGTTTAGTTCAAGTGTTTGAGCCATTTAAACTTAATAAAGCTTCGTCATCTTATGCTCCATCTGATATTGTTGAAATTATTTTGCAGTGTATGCTTTATAAGGTAGATAATACTTTTTATTCTTTAAGTAAGGCTAATAATTCCGAACATAAATCAAAAAGCGCAGTGGGGATTTTGCTAGAAAGCTTATTAAAAATAACTGAGGATCGCGGTGGCAAGTATAAAGTTAAAAACAGAAATAATCCTCTTTTTGAACGCGAGTGGAATAGCGCAAAATCTTCACAAAATCTCGGGTTTTTGGAAACAATAAAAGAGTTACAAAACATGGAAACAGATAAGTTATGGGAACGATTTGTGAAAGGATTTTGGTATTTAGATGAAATCTGTAAATTAGTAGAAGAATTACTTAACTCTCAAGATGAATCTAGCAATTTTTCATTTAGCGAGCTACTGCCAACAAATTTTGCTATTTCTAAAAGGAATAATCTACCAAATGCTCTAAATATTAAGTTTAAACTATATCAAACAAAAACATTTTATGAGAGAGATTTGAGAAGTGATTTTGTATACACTAAAGTTACACGAGATATAGGAAATCCTTTTGTGCCTAATTATTTAGCATTTATGCGTCGAAAAATAGTTTTAATAAAAAATGCGAGTAACGAAAAGATAACATATAGGTTTCTTGACTCATCACCCTATGGAGATGTTATTGGAAAAGACGATTGGATTATATTAAAGTCCAAAAATAGCAATAATTTATTATTTAAAGTTGGAGGGATCTTTAATAATAATACTATAGAGAGTGTTATGTTAGTCTCTAGTGATAAAAGTCCTACAGAACCTACAAATATTAAAGATCATATATCTAATAGCGAAGAATGTGTATATTATAAATATATAGATCCTTGTGTGTATTATTTAAATATGATTGGAATATATATTTATCAAATTTTTTTTGTTAATATTGATAACAATACACAAAGTAAGCCATACATTACAGACCTTATTAATAGTAAAATTAATATGCTCAAAATAAAGGATACAAATATTGAAGTTGAAATAACAATTAAAGAAAAACTAGTAAATGAAGAAGGTTTAAAAAACTTTTTTCTGAAAAAAAATTCAGATCGGAAACTTTTAATTTTTCAAGAAGTTATAAAAATAATAGTTTCTATATATCTAAAATTAACTTTTACGGAAAGTAAAGACTCTTATTACAAAAAAGGAAATCCTGATATCTCTATGATGGATTTATTGTTTAAAGATCTTAAAAAACTAAAAGAAGCAATAAATGACGCCACAAATATTGATATTAGAAAATATCCTGAAGATAAATTCCCTCCATTTAAAGATGAACTTAAGAGTATTTTAAAACCGTTTAATGAGATGACTTTGGAACTGATGGAAGTAAATAAGAAAAATTAA
- a CDS encoding M20 family metallopeptidase, protein MLTRIKDLAIALAPRLIEIRRHIHSHPELSGQESQTAAFVAGVLSSSGLSVKEGVGKTGVIGELKGTGNSDRLLAIRADMDALPICEQTGLDYASRTQGIMHACGHDVHTTVGLGTAMVLSQIAEELPGKVRFLFQSAEEIAQGANWMVADGAMKGVSSILGVHVFPSISAGSIGVRYGALTAAADDLEIIIIGESGHGARPHEAVDAIWIASQIITTLQQAISRTQNPLRPVVVTIGKIEGGRAPNIIADKVQLLGTVRSLHPETRANLPQWIEKIVKSVCNSYGAKYQVNYRQGVPGVQNDYFLTQLLQSAAEEAWGSDRVQVLPESSLGAEDFSVYLEHAPGSMFRLGVGFKDRILNYPLHHPLFDVDESAIITGVVTLAYAAYKYWQEISEQ, encoded by the coding sequence ATGCTTACTCGCATCAAAGATTTAGCGATCGCACTCGCACCTCGTTTAATTGAAATTCGCCGCCACATTCATTCCCATCCAGAGCTGAGCGGTCAAGAGTCACAAACAGCTGCTTTTGTTGCTGGTGTTTTATCTTCGAGTGGTCTTTCCGTCAAGGAAGGCGTTGGCAAAACGGGTGTTATTGGAGAACTCAAAGGAACTGGCAATTCAGACCGATTGTTAGCAATACGTGCTGACATGGATGCTTTGCCAATTTGCGAACAAACTGGTTTAGATTATGCTTCTCGCACTCAAGGGATCATGCACGCCTGCGGTCATGATGTCCACACAACAGTTGGCTTGGGAACTGCAATGGTACTGTCTCAGATAGCTGAGGAATTACCTGGTAAAGTACGATTCTTATTTCAATCCGCCGAAGAAATTGCTCAAGGGGCTAACTGGATGGTAGCTGATGGAGCAATGAAAGGTGTTTCCAGTATACTAGGCGTTCACGTTTTTCCATCAATATCCGCAGGTTCTATTGGTGTTCGTTATGGCGCATTAACTGCGGCAGCTGACGATTTAGAGATTATCATTATTGGTGAATCGGGACATGGTGCTCGACCTCATGAGGCGGTTGATGCTATCTGGATAGCTTCACAAATTATAACAACCCTGCAACAAGCGATCAGTCGGACACAAAATCCTTTACGTCCTGTAGTTGTAACGATTGGAAAGATTGAGGGTGGTAGAGCGCCAAATATCATTGCTGATAAGGTACAGTTACTGGGAACCGTGCGTTCTCTCCATCCTGAAACCCGCGCCAATCTACCACAGTGGATCGAAAAAATCGTGAAGAGTGTTTGTAATTCTTACGGCGCAAAGTATCAAGTGAATTACCGTCAGGGTGTACCGGGAGTGCAAAACGATTACTTTTTGACGCAACTGCTGCAATCAGCTGCTGAAGAAGCTTGGGGTAGCGATCGCGTCCAAGTACTTCCCGAATCATCCCTTGGTGCTGAAGATTTTTCTGTCTATTTAGAACACGCTCCTGGTTCTATGTTTCGATTGGGTGTAGGTTTCAAAGATAGAATTTTAAATTACCCATTGCACCATCCCCTTTTTGATGTAGACGAATCTGCCATTATTACTGGAGTCGTTACCTTGGCGTATGCAGCTTATAAATATTGGCAAGAAATCAGTGAACAGTGA
- a CDS encoding pentapeptide repeat-containing protein: MNVKIAFMTALLTCFGLTAQALAQNPQDLEQLKATNACPRCDLTNADLTQFNLSRASLRDANLQGANLSGVNLANADLTGANLQGAMLTSANLTGASLIGANLKSASLENANLRYAGFMSANLEAANIKGAKIEFTNFRGAHFRLTTMPTGNVTSDKPYGWSLQRESLKDCNAFKLERATGTTCYTE; this comes from the coding sequence ATGAACGTCAAAATAGCTTTTATGACTGCGTTGTTAACTTGTTTTGGCTTGACAGCACAAGCCTTGGCTCAAAATCCCCAAGATTTGGAACAGTTAAAAGCAACAAATGCCTGTCCGCGTTGCGATCTAACTAATGCCGATCTCACTCAATTCAATCTCAGTAGAGCAAGTTTGAGAGACGCTAACCTACAAGGTGCTAATTTATCTGGAGTCAATCTTGCAAATGCGGATTTAACAGGTGCCAATTTGCAAGGAGCCATGTTAACTTCTGCAAATCTTACAGGTGCTTCGTTGATTGGCGCGAATCTTAAATCAGCTTCTCTAGAAAATGCCAATCTCAGGTATGCAGGTTTTATGAGCGCTAATTTAGAAGCTGCTAATATTAAAGGCGCGAAAATAGAGTTCACTAATTTTAGAGGCGCACACTTTCGCCTAACAACTATGCCTACTGGTAATGTCACTTCTGACAAACCTTATGGATGGTCGTTACAACGCGAAAGCCTTAAAGACTGTAACGCTTTCAAATTGGAACGCGCTACTGGTACAACCTGCTACACAGAGTAA
- a CDS encoding DICT sensory domain-containing protein, whose amino-acid sequence MRISSSLLQDLLQALPHLHQEKYFKSSLMALSHAMEDLVLVGGDQPLVIANFQHERFYRQEISRYQQIAQRTDHVYVMAAPESEFAALTEPLATIPFDPSDDLALEWHLVVVGKQYTACLICRECSILDAPTVIDQARQFEGIWSFDRQVSVTAARLLLERIAVYRPELDPQVRQAWQRYGLEVEKNAVETPTLQAIDSVTFAQRLVSYLQANQYRLLKAYQLIATSERKERLVNSMTAAIRRSLNPQEILTIAVIELGRAFDNCRCLLYRCDRKSENAAIEYETVAPGIPSVGGETWSLIDNPLFQAAIAQDKAIAVADVSKAPHLQSHSVLKPLIERLGIRSWLLVPVLYQETLLGMLEVHYSGAKPHIWLKDDISLVEAIADAIGVALIQAQAYTRLEELNCQLEALERTRSNLIAIVGHELRTPLSTIQVCLETLASEPEMSKELQQSMLQTALTDSERLRQLTQDFLTLSRLESGQVRWQREPISLQECLDLALSSLRSYWSPKTLAQIKVNLPPKLPLLLADGQGLVEVLTKLLDNACKFTDSKGKISIRAQKRKAKALRDEFVSSSPMTVVEVIIADTGRGIEPNQLEAIFDRFSQEEGYLRRLTGGAGLGLAICRRIILGLGGQIWAESKGKNQGSQFHFTVPIEPIVLCGA is encoded by the coding sequence ATGAGGATTTCAAGTTCTTTATTGCAGGATTTACTCCAAGCGCTACCGCATCTGCATCAAGAGAAGTATTTCAAGTCTTCCTTGATGGCTCTTTCACACGCGATGGAAGACCTAGTGTTGGTAGGAGGAGACCAGCCTTTGGTGATTGCCAATTTTCAACACGAGCGGTTTTATCGCCAAGAAATCAGCCGCTATCAACAAATTGCTCAGCGCACAGACCATGTTTATGTGATGGCTGCACCAGAGTCTGAGTTTGCAGCGTTAACTGAACCATTGGCAACTATTCCCTTTGACCCAAGTGACGATCTAGCTCTTGAGTGGCACTTGGTGGTTGTGGGGAAGCAATATACCGCTTGTTTAATTTGTCGAGAATGTTCTATACTAGATGCACCAACAGTGATAGATCAAGCTCGACAATTTGAGGGAATTTGGAGCTTCGACCGTCAGGTAAGCGTGACTGCTGCGAGACTCTTACTGGAACGAATTGCAGTTTATCGACCGGAGTTAGACCCTCAGGTGAGACAGGCATGGCAGCGTTATGGTCTTGAAGTAGAAAAAAATGCTGTTGAAACTCCAACTCTGCAAGCTATTGATTCTGTCACCTTTGCACAGCGCCTGGTAAGTTATTTGCAAGCTAATCAGTATCGACTCCTGAAAGCTTATCAGCTCATAGCTACCTCCGAACGCAAAGAACGTCTTGTTAATTCCATGACAGCTGCTATTCGTCGCTCTTTGAATCCTCAAGAGATTCTCACGATCGCTGTAATTGAGTTAGGTCGAGCCTTTGACAATTGCCGCTGCTTGCTTTACCGTTGCGATCGCAAGAGTGAGAATGCCGCGATTGAGTATGAAACTGTAGCCCCTGGAATACCCTCTGTTGGGGGAGAAACTTGGTCTTTGATAGATAATCCGCTGTTTCAAGCAGCCATAGCACAGGATAAAGCGATCGCTGTCGCTGATGTCAGCAAAGCCCCTCATTTACAAAGTCACTCAGTTTTAAAACCATTAATCGAGCGCTTAGGAATTCGGTCTTGGCTGTTAGTGCCTGTACTTTATCAAGAAACTCTGTTGGGGATGCTGGAAGTACATTACAGTGGTGCAAAACCTCATATCTGGCTCAAAGACGATATTTCTCTAGTTGAGGCGATCGCCGATGCCATTGGGGTGGCGTTGATTCAAGCACAAGCTTATACCCGCCTAGAAGAACTCAACTGCCAACTAGAAGCTCTAGAGCGCACGCGCAGTAACCTGATTGCGATCGTTGGTCATGAATTGCGTACCCCCTTGTCTACTATCCAAGTTTGTTTGGAAACATTAGCCAGCGAACCGGAAATGTCAAAAGAGTTGCAGCAGTCTATGCTACAAACCGCTTTGACGGATTCGGAGCGCCTGCGCCAACTTACTCAGGATTTTCTCACCCTCTCAAGGTTAGAAAGTGGTCAGGTGCGCTGGCAACGGGAACCTATTTCACTCCAGGAATGTTTAGATTTAGCTCTCAGTAGCCTCCGCTCCTACTGGTCACCAAAAACCCTAGCTCAGATTAAAGTCAACCTGCCCCCCAAGTTGCCTCTTCTCCTCGCGGATGGGCAAGGGCTTGTGGAAGTCTTGACAAAACTCCTAGATAATGCATGTAAGTTTACCGACTCCAAAGGTAAAATTAGCATTCGCGCTCAGAAACGCAAGGCGAAAGCTCTTCGGGATGAATTCGTGAGTTCTAGCCCTATGACAGTGGTAGAAGTGATTATCGCCGATACAGGTCGAGGCATTGAGCCGAATCAGCTAGAAGCGATTTTCGACCGCTTCTCCCAGGAGGAGGGGTATCTGCGACGCCTCACTGGTGGCGCGGGACTGGGCTTAGCGATTTGTCGCCGAATTATTCTTGGGCTGGGGGGACAGATTTGGGCTGAGTCAAAAGGCAAAAATCAAGGCAGTCAGTTTCACTTTACGGTTCCCATCGAACCTATTGTTCTCTGCGGCGCTTAA
- a CDS encoding pentapeptide repeat-containing protein, whose product MNGDMLLELYAKGERDFSFANLRGVNLSEVNLCGAIFTRADLVGANLTRTNLWGAKLNETDLTGATLWRANLVGATLHRAILNGAILIRANISQVDLQEAFLMRTDLRLADLTGANLTGANLTGSDLRYANLRLADMTGANLQLADFTGASLAETNLLQTNLIGESSQRRH is encoded by the coding sequence ATGAATGGTGATATGCTTCTAGAGCTTTATGCTAAAGGAGAAAGAGACTTTAGTTTTGCCAACCTGCGGGGAGTCAACCTGAGTGAGGTCAACCTGTGTGGGGCAATCTTCACAAGAGCAGACTTAGTTGGAGCCAACCTCACTAGAACCAACTTGTGGGGAGCAAAGTTAAATGAGACTGACCTCACTGGTGCAACCTTATGGAGAGCTAACCTGGTTGGGGCGACTCTGCATCGAGCAATATTAAATGGAGCAATTCTGATCCGGGCGAACATTAGCCAAGTAGATCTTCAAGAAGCTTTCCTAATGAGGACAGACCTGAGGCTAGCAGACCTGACAGGAGCCAATTTGACAGGAGCTAATCTGACAGGCTCCGATCTACGTTACGCCAATCTGAGGTTAGCAGACATGACTGGAGCTAACCTTCAGTTAGCAGATTTCACAGGAGCTAGTCTAGCTGAAACAAACTTACTTCAAACAAACCTGATTGGTGAGTCAAGTCAAAGGCGACACTAG